A stretch of the Corylus avellana chromosome ca6, CavTom2PMs-1.0 genome encodes the following:
- the LOC132184378 gene encoding glucan endo-1,3-beta-D-glucosidase, translating to MRNRESSSPMAVLRYVAVFVFLGLFHAVHVANSQSFIGVNYGQVADNLPPPAATAKLLQSTSIQKVRLYGSDPAIIKALANTGIGIVIGASNGDISALASDPNFAKNWINSNVIPFYPASKIILITVGNEVMTFGDRGLMEQLLPAMQNLQNALNGASLGGKIKVSTVHSMAVLKQSEPPSSGSFDPSLGDLMKGLLAFNNATGSPFTINPYPYFAYRGDTRPETLAFCLFQPNSGRFDSNTKIKYTNMFDAQVDAVRSALNSMGFKGVEIVVAETGWPYKGDTNEAGASVENAKAYNGNLIAHLRSKVGTPLMPGTSVDTYLFALYDEDLKPGLASERAFGLFKPDLTMTYDVGLSKNSQTPSTPKSTPVTPSPTPVTPSPTPVTPSSPKPKKGGAWCVPKAGVSDAQLQTNLDYACGQPGIDCSPIQPGGACFEPNTIPSHATYAMNLLYQTAGRNPWNCDFSQTATLSSNNPSYNNCVYPGEST from the exons ATGCGAAACAGAGAGTCATCTTCACCTATGGCGGTGCTTCGTTACGTTGCCGTTTTCGTCTTTCTTGGCCTTTTCCATGCTGTACACGTCGCCA ACTCGCAATCATTCATCGGCGTGAACTATGGGCAAGTTGCCGACAACCTCCCGCCACCTGCAGCCACCGCTAAGCTTCTCCAATCCACCTCAATACAAAAGGTCAGACTGTACGGATCCGACCCAGCCATAATCAAAGCCCTGGCGAACACAGGGATCGGAATCGTCATCGGCGCCTCCAACGGCGACATCTCGGCGCTAGCCTCCGACCCGAACTTCGCCAAGAACTGGATCAACTCCAACGTGATCCCCTTCTACCCTGCGAGCAAGATCATCCTCATCACTGTCGGCAACGAGGTCATGACCTTCGGCGACCGGGGTCTCATGGAACAGCTCCTGCCGGCGATGCAGAACCTACAGAACGCCCTCAACGGCGCGTCCTTGGGCGGGAAGATCAAGGTCTCGACGGTCCACTCCATGGCGGTGCTCAAGCAGTCGGAGCCTCCGTCTTCCGGAAGCTTCGACCCAAGTTTAGGCGACCTGATGAAGGGGCTCTTGGCGTTCAACAATGCCACCGGGTCGCCTTTCACGATCAATCCGTACCCGTACTTCGCATACAGGGGCGACACGAGGCCGGAGACTTTGGCCTTTTGTCTTTTCCAGCCAAACTCGGGGCGGTTCGACTCAAACACAAAGATCAAATACACAAACATGTTTGACGCCCAGGTCGATGCGGTTCGATCCGCGTTGAATTCCATGGGCTTCAAGGGCGTCGAGATTGTAGTGGCGGAGACTGGTTGGCCGTACAAAGGAGACACTAACGAGGCGGGGGCGAGCGTTGAGAATGCTAAGGCTTATAACGGTAACTTGATTGCGCATCTGAGGTCGAAGGTTGGGACCCCATTGATGCCGGGAACGTCGGTGGACACGTATCTGTTTGCCCTGTACGATGAGGACTTGAAACCTGGACTTGCTTCTGAGCGAGCCTTCGGGCTCTTCAAGCCTGATCTAACCATGACCTATGATGTTGGGCTCTCCAAGAATAGCCAG ACTCCATCTACGCCAAAATCAACTCCAGTTACTCCTTCACCAACTCCGGTTACTCCGTCACCTACTCCGGTTACTCCTTCTTCACCAAAGCCGAAAAAAGGAGGAGCATGGTGCGTGCCAAAGGCGGGCGTATCAGATGCCCAATTGCAGACGAACTTGGATTATGCTTGCGGACAGCCCGGAATCGACTGTAGTCCAATCCAACCAGGCGGGGCTTGCTTTGAACCTAACACGATACCATCTCATGCTACTTATGCCATGAATCTCCTCTACCAAACTGCTGGCCGGAATCCATGGAATTGTGATTTCTCACAAACGGCCACACTCTCATCCAACAACCCCA
- the LOC132185062 gene encoding aspartic proteinase CDR1-like, whose product MGGSHIKIMFHSRVVIAFTLSNYLLELLVTAASNGGFTVELIRRGSPKSPFYNVNQTSKERLDAFSSHRMRKVYPNTLQSEVSEYQVDHLLKLSMGTPPVDIYGVVDTGKVSLGNVNLDSGASPMYMPQDFYDRLIAQVKQQIPLDPIVGDINVGTQLCYRSDQNNFHGPILTVHFEGADVILTSIQAFPQYRGGIFCFSLLTSETDSGVYGSFVQSNFLIGYDMEKRTVSFKPTDCTKY is encoded by the exons ATGGGAGGCAGCCATATCAAAATCATGTTTCATTCTCGCGTTGTCATTGCATTTACTCTCTCCAATTATCTTCTAGAACTTTTGGTTACAGCAGCTAGCAATGGTGGGTTTACCGTTGAGTTAATCCGACGAGGCTCTCCTAAATCTCCCTTCTACAACGTTAATCAAACTTCTAAAGAGCGCTTGGATGCTTTTTCTTCGCATCGAATGAGGAAAGTCTATCCAAATACCCTCCAATCAGAAGTAAGTGAGTACCAAGTTGATCATCTCCTGAAGCTCTCCATGGGAACACCACCAGTAGACATTTATGGCGTTGTAGATACAG GTAAGGTTTCTTTGGGAAATGTGAATCTCGATTCAGGAGCTTCGCCGATGTATATGCCACAAGATTTTTACGATCGGTTGATAGCACAAGTGAAGCAACAGATTCCGTTGGATCCCATTGTGGGTGACATAAATGTAGGGACGCAGCTTTGCTATAGAAGTGATCAAAATAATTTCCACGGACCAATATTGACTGTCCATTTTGAAGGTGCAGACGTGATTCTAACGTCGATACAAGCCTTCCCACAGTATAGAGGTGGGATTTTCTGCTTTTCATTGTTAACTTCTGAAACCGATTCAGGAGTATATGGAAGCTTTGTTCAATCAAATTTTTTGATCGGGTATGATATGGAAAAAAGGACAGTCTCTTTCAAGCCGACTGATTGCACCAAATACTAA
- the LOC132184663 gene encoding uncharacterized protein LOC132184663, with product MAKRSDFAQKLLDDLRSRKERIAASQSSNRSNSMAVGAYTYSKQTHKGSRSIKAHENMGSRTTNMHNNRSTGINRSSIIEEGSKQIVPYARGRSSEQVGDLSMALAFAIENGGMLRRTDSSGNNSVLGFLNQIGRRSMERSSAGRHRSSSSGFPNLSHLHIKEISKGAEKLNQILRACSSGLNFDRYSIEIGKELLKGAMDLEESLRMLVNLQDASDYMVSPQRKNRIILLEDDEDNEDNTVREPEQKQLGRPRFSFDKSSSHFHNFLTYPTEAANYNHGNQALVTSRSASHIAAFPEQRNHSSSSRSNAEKGRIPNVIAKLMGLDEIPQHLDRKQARQKDSTQKQKIEGVALQGSTKNAVLKTKDTKDLEPSKRQKVVEAKRKPPQKDLEGIQPGTSSEKAFSKNEKQQSSMPNQNNGSRKNIQERRQDDIKHREQKGTGMGNTKETIAREHRQQMEAQASKRSEAAVTLQGKAGYKESMLQTEKRYTNTSKLLPNNNQQRYSFQKPEQQEEKNHGEEREQQSAKQKLQGSKQRGSEINLQKKHQHMSQATHTKRASKEAVRATQSEGFPTGRHHEDLVNEENSRDLNFHMKSLMNRNSDQNYSPRDMQPESGIGKARIPPVMEEKPLYIPATPQKAKSTKAHKSETPRKIDEVATRRNGTLHNFARPLKHQSSILQEAKPRMYDKLSGYKGSAEQVRISRPKEAESHIIKSNKSASIIQQLNVAELAEEAEHASHLYSPPGAHIIKSNKSASIIQQLNVAELAEEAEHASHLYSPPGGGYQRLKEPILPSNASSQRTVPTISRDQQDQVPVFGGDEFKAKFTSRDISYPSQPEHQKMVKSGMQEPPLTESENCLKKILITSELFLNTAEALFMLNIPFEILNAGGGHDCTRDEESKLILDCGYEVMKRKGRRQELIAHPCVKISIGPIKVSSLDDLVKQLYKDFDTLKLYGRNGNPACDVEDYLPEMLEIDVHNRDTDVNCMWDLGWNDIVFALLEKDDVVRDVEKHVFHGLIEEITRDLLHVCV from the exons ATGGCGAAAAGATCAGATTTTGCCCAGAAGCTGTTGGATGATCTCCGGTCACGAAAGGAACGAATAGCTGCGTCTCAAAGCTCAAACCGTTCAAACTCAATGGCTGTAG GTGCTTATACATACTCCAAGCAAACTCATAAAGGATCCAGAAGCATAAAAGCACATGAAAAT ATGGGTTCCAGAACAACAAACATGCACAACAATAGGTCTACTGGAATCAATAGATCATCCATCATTGAAGAAGGTTCAAAACAGATTGTTCCTTACGCCAGAGGTCGCAGCTCAGAACAAGTAGGAGATCTGTCAATGGCTCTGGCTTTTGCAATTGAAAATGGAGGAATGCTACGCAGAACAGATTCCTCTGGCAATAACTCAGTGTTGGGTTTCCTAAACCAAATTGGTAGGAGATCCATGGAGAGAAGCAGTGCAGGCAGGCACAGGTCTTCAAGTAGTGGCTTCCCCAATCTCTCTCACCTCCACATTAAAGAAATATCAAAAGGGGCAGAAAAGCTAAACCAGATTCTAAGAGCCTGCTCTAGTGGCCTTAACTTTGATAGATATTCAATAGAAATTGGGAAGGAACTTTTGAAAGGAGCCATGGATTTGGAAGAGTCTCTCAGGATGCTTGTAAACTTGCAAGATGCTTCGGATTACATGGTAAGCCCACAGAGGAAAAATCGGATCATATTGCTGGAGGATGATGAAGACAACGAAGACAACACTGTCAGAGAACCCGAGCAGAAGCAACTTGGCCGGCCAAGATTCTCCTTTGACAAATCCTCAAGCCATTTTCATAACTTCCTGACTTACCCTACTGAAGCTGCTAACTACAACCATGGAAATCAAGCTCTAGTAACTTCAAGATCTGCTTCTCACATTGCTGCATTCCCAGAACAGAGGAATCACTCAAGTTCATCTCGATCCAACGCAGAAAAGGGGAGGATTCCAAATGTTATTGCAAAACTAATGGGGCTGGATGAAATTCCACAACACTTGGATAGAAAGCAAGCCAGACAGAAAGATTCGacacaaaagcaaaaaatagaAGGGGTGGCCTTACAGGGAAGTACCAAGAATGCTGTACTGAAAACTAAAGACACTAAAGATCTTGAACCCTCCAAAAGACAAAAAGTGGTGGAAGCTAAAAGGAAACCGCCCCAGAAAGATTTGGAAGGAATTCAACCAGGGACAAGCTCGGAGAAGGCCTTCAGCAAAAATGAAAAGCAGCAAAGCAGCATGCCAAATCAGAATAATGGAAGTAGAAAGAATATTCAGGAGAGGAGACAGGATGATATAAAGCACAGAGAGCAGAAGGGCACAGGAATGGGCAACACCAAGGAAACAATTGCAAGGGAGCATCGGCAGCAGATGGAAGCACAGGCATCTAAAAGATCAGAAGCTGCAGTGACATTGCAAGGAAAAGCAGGGTACAAAGAAAGCATGCTTCAAACAGAAAAGAGATATACAAATACAAGCAAGCTTCTGCCAAACAACAATCAGCAAAGGTATAGTTTCCAGAAACCTgagcaacaagaagaaaagaatcaTGGAGAAGAGAGGGAGCAGCAGAGTGCAAAACAAAAGTTGCAGGGGAGTAAACAAAGAGGAAGTGaaataaatttgcaaaagaagCATCAACATATGAGCCAAGCCACACACACTAAGAGAGCTTCTAAAGAAGCTGTTCGTGCAACTCAATCAGAAGGGTTTCCAACTGGCAGACACCATGAAGATCTGGTCAACGAGGAAAATTCTAGAGACTTAAACTTCCACATGAAGTCTTTAATGAATAGGAACTCAGATCAAAATTACTCTCCAAGAGACATGCAGCCTGAATCAGGAATAGGAAAAGCTCGAATTCCGCCAGTTATGGAGGAGAAGCCTCTTTACATACCAGCCACGCCGCAGAAGGCGAAAAGCACGAAAGCACATAAAAGCGAGACGCCTCGAAAGATTGATGAAGTAGCAACCAGAAGAAATGGAACACTGCACAATTTTGCAAGGCCACTAAAACATCAGAGCTCCATTTTGCAAGAAGCGAAGCCAAGAATGTATGACAAACTCAGTGGTTACAAAGGATCAGCAGAACAAGTCAGAATCAGCAGGCCTAAAGAAGCAGAATCACATATCATCAAATCCAACAAATCAGCATCAATTATCCAACAATTGAATGTGGCAGAACTAGCTGAAGAAGCTGAGCATGCTTCCCATTTGTACAGTCCTCCAGGAGCACATATCATCAAATCCAACAAATCAGCATCAATTATCCAACAATTGAATGTGGCAGAACTAGCTGAAGAAGCTGAGCATGCTTCCCATTTGTACAGTCCTCCAGGAGGTGGATACCAAAGACTAAAAGAACCAATTCTACCTTCAAATGCCAGC AGTCAACGAACGGTCCCAACAATCAGTAGAGATCAGCAAGATCAAGTACCTGTTTTTGGTGGAGATGAATTCAAGGCAAAATTTACATCAAGGG ACATCTCTTACCCCTCACAACCGGAACACCAGAAAATGGTCAAATCAGGAATGCAAGAGCCGCCATTGACAGAGAGTGAAAACTGCCTGAAGAAGATACTGATAACAAGTGAACTATTCCTCAACACAGCAGAGGCACTTTTCATGCTAAACATTCCTTTCGAGATTCTGAATGCCGGCGGCGGCCATGACTGTACTCGAGACGAAGAAAGCAAGCTCATATTGGACTGCGGCTACGAAGTGATGAAACGAAAAGGAAGAAGGCAAGAGCTCATTGCTCATCCCTGCGTGAAGATATCAATCGGACCCATAAAGGTAAGCTCCTTGGACGACTTGGTCAAGCAGTTATACAAAGACTTCGACACGTTGAAACTCTACGGCAGAAATGGGAATCCTGCGTGCGATGTTGAAGATTATCTTCCGGAAATGCTGGAGATCGATGTCCACAACAGGGATACCGACGTGAATTGCATGTGGGATTTGGGTTGGAACGACATCGTGTTTGCATTGCTTGAAAAGGACGATGTTGTAAGGGACGTGGAAAAGCACGTGTTCCATGGACTCATCGAGGAGATCACCAGGGACCTTCTGCATGTCTGTGTTTGA